Proteins from one Sulfurovum sp. TSL1 genomic window:
- the ppk2 gene encoding polyphosphate kinase 2 produces MTKQKIIYTKELPEYQKKPSKVFKKSGKIERDFYEKEALRLQYELVKFQKWVIDNNKRVLVIFEGMDSAGKSSSIKEFNNYLNPREARSVALPKPNSKELGQWYFQRHLKQIPNAGEIVFFDRSWYNRAGIEQVFGFCTQEQHDHFYRQVNGVEEMLIDDGVLIFKFYLNITHETEKKRLKDRENDPLKGWKLSKLDYLSLDAYDTYAVLRDKMFKLSGTEHAPWCELDANDKKRARLNAIRYLLLNIAYTGKDKTLINGVDKKIVTLHSKGEYYGKCNHMA; encoded by the coding sequence ATGACTAAACAAAAGATTATCTATACAAAAGAGCTTCCAGAGTATCAGAAGAAGCCTTCCAAAGTTTTCAAGAAGTCTGGAAAGATAGAACGAGACTTTTATGAAAAAGAGGCCCTTAGGCTTCAGTATGAACTGGTCAAATTTCAAAAATGGGTGATCGATAACAACAAAAGAGTTTTAGTGATCTTCGAAGGTATGGATTCGGCAGGAAAAAGCTCCAGCATTAAAGAGTTCAATAACTATCTCAACCCGAGAGAAGCGCGTTCGGTCGCCCTGCCCAAACCAAACTCAAAAGAGTTGGGGCAGTGGTATTTCCAGCGTCATTTAAAACAGATACCCAATGCCGGTGAGATCGTATTTTTTGACAGAAGCTGGTACAATAGAGCCGGCATAGAACAGGTCTTCGGTTTCTGTACACAAGAACAACATGATCACTTTTACAGACAGGTGAACGGTGTAGAGGAGATGCTGATAGATGATGGTGTGTTGATTTTCAAGTTTTATTTGAACATCACACATGAAACAGAAAAAAAGCGTCTTAAAGACAGAGAAAATGATCCGCTTAAAGGCTGGAAACTTTCTAAATTGGACTACCTGTCACTGGATGCCTATGATACCTATGCAGTGTTACGTGATAAAATGTTCAAACTCTCCGGTACAGAGCATGCCCCTTGGTGTGAACTGGATGCCAATGACAAAAAAAGAGCACGCCTCAATGCTATCCGGTACTTACTCTTGAACATAGCGTATACAGGTAAAGATAAAACGCTTATTAACGGGGTAGATAAAAAGATAGTCACATTACATAGCAAAGGAGAATATTATGGCAAATGTAACCATATGGCATAA
- a CDS encoding YebC/PmpR family DNA-binding transcriptional regulator, with protein MGRAFEYRKAAKMKRWGTMSRLFPKLGKIITMAAKEGGQDPDMNPKLRTAILNAKAQNMPKDNIDAAIKRASAKDAADIKELTYDVKALHGVQMIVECATDNNTRTVANVKAILTRNGGEMLTSGSLNFMFTRKCVFVFNKTEDMDLEELELELIDFGLEEIEEDIEPQEVGDDIKIVRVYGDFTAFGELSKALEDMNIEVKKATLEYIANTPIELSDEQMEEVDTLIDKLEEDEDVQSVFTNIA; from the coding sequence ATGGGTAGAGCGTTTGAATACCGTAAAGCAGCGAAAATGAAAAGATGGGGAACCATGTCAAGACTTTTCCCAAAATTAGGAAAGATCATCACTATGGCAGCCAAAGAAGGCGGTCAGGATCCTGACATGAACCCTAAACTGCGTACAGCGATTCTCAATGCCAAAGCGCAAAATATGCCTAAAGACAACATCGATGCAGCGATCAAAAGAGCTTCGGCAAAAGATGCTGCGGATATCAAAGAGTTGACATATGATGTCAAAGCTCTACATGGTGTGCAGATGATCGTAGAGTGTGCAACAGACAACAATACAAGAACGGTTGCCAATGTCAAGGCCATACTTACCAGAAACGGTGGAGAGATGTTGACATCGGGTTCATTGAACTTCATGTTCACACGTAAATGTGTGTTTGTATTTAACAAAACGGAAGATATGGACCTCGAAGAGCTGGAATTAGAACTCATTGACTTTGGTTTGGAAGAGATAGAAGAAGATATCGAGCCTCAAGAGGTAGGTGATGATATCAAGATCGTCAGAGTGTATGGTGATTTTACTGCATTTGGTGAACTGAGTAAAGCATTGGAAGATATGAATATAGAAGTGAAAAAAGCGACACTTGAATATATTGCCAATACGCCGATAGAGCTCAGTGACGAACAGATGGAAGAGGTCGATACGCTGATCGATAAACTTGAAGAAGATGAAGACGTGCAATCTGTCTTTACAAATATCGCCTAA
- a CDS encoding biopolymer transporter ExbD, which produces MRRERFDKMNVVPFIDIVLVLLVIVLATATFVENQAIKVDLPSASSKKSEEKKNIQIAVDKEGVYSYEKEVLSLELIKEKLMKLDPKKDLISLRMDKSSEFQYFVDIIDILKTKGFENISIITKQ; this is translated from the coding sequence ATGAGGAGAGAACGCTTTGACAAAATGAATGTCGTTCCCTTCATCGACATCGTGCTGGTACTGCTGGTCATCGTACTTGCCACAGCAACGTTCGTAGAAAATCAAGCGATCAAAGTAGACCTTCCATCTGCCAGTTCCAAAAAAAGCGAAGAGAAGAAAAATATCCAAATTGCAGTCGATAAAGAGGGAGTCTATTCCTATGAAAAAGAAGTATTGAGTCTTGAGCTTATCAAAGAAAAACTGATGAAGCTTGATCCTAAAAAGGATCTTATTTCACTGCGTATGGATAAAAGCAGTGAATTTCAGTACTTTGTAGATATTATCGATATCCTTAAAACCAAAGGGTTTGAGAATATTTCGATCATTACGAAACAGTAA
- a CDS encoding YdiU family protein has protein sequence MKLNEIKLTNPYLALPEECYTRVKPTPLENVFLIHANEEVAKLLDIDCEELYSDAFVEFVNGAWELTGSDPFAMCYAGHQFGHFVPRLGDGRAINIGTIKQWHLQLKGAGQTRYSRFGDGRAVLRSSIREYLMSEAMHGLGIESTRALALIGSEHKVYREKWETGAIVLRVSPSWIRFGTFEYFAHKKRYEELEALADYAIAESYPHLTDVPNKYLQFFTEVVTKTARLMAEWQAVGFNHGVMNTDNMSIAGLTIDYGPYAFLDDYDYDYICNHTDQGGRYSFGNQPNIGEWNLQALMHTLSPMVQLFKLEKALAHYAELYTSRYLEVMGHKLGLDVLRDEDLELIKQLLGMMQGLAIDYTLFFRTLSRYEGERTALLELGLYHKPMNEWLDRYDERLKANTSTTEERRNVMLQTNPKFVLKNYMLQEAIEAAEKGDFSVVDTLFKIAQGPYAEHEAHERWAGATPDAFKNQKLSCSS, from the coding sequence ATGAAACTGAATGAAATAAAACTGACCAATCCCTATCTGGCATTACCGGAAGAGTGCTATACAAGAGTCAAGCCTACACCACTGGAGAATGTTTTTTTGATCCATGCCAATGAAGAAGTGGCCAAGCTGTTGGATATAGACTGCGAAGAGCTCTACAGTGATGCTTTTGTTGAATTCGTCAATGGTGCATGGGAACTTACAGGGTCAGATCCTTTTGCGATGTGTTATGCAGGGCATCAGTTCGGACACTTTGTCCCACGTCTGGGAGACGGACGGGCCATCAACATAGGGACGATCAAACAGTGGCACCTGCAGCTTAAAGGGGCAGGCCAGACACGTTACTCACGTTTCGGTGACGGGCGTGCGGTACTTCGCTCTTCCATCCGTGAGTATCTGATGAGCGAAGCGATGCATGGACTGGGTATAGAAAGTACAAGAGCCCTGGCTCTCATAGGTTCAGAGCACAAAGTATACAGAGAAAAGTGGGAGACCGGGGCCATCGTGCTTCGTGTCTCTCCCTCATGGATACGTTTTGGTACCTTTGAGTACTTTGCACATAAAAAGCGATATGAAGAGTTGGAAGCTTTGGCTGACTATGCGATCGCGGAGAGTTACCCGCACCTGACAGATGTACCGAACAAATATCTGCAGTTCTTTACAGAAGTCGTAACCAAAACAGCCAGACTTATGGCCGAGTGGCAGGCCGTAGGCTTTAACCACGGCGTGATGAACACAGACAATATGTCTATCGCAGGGCTTACCATAGACTATGGTCCCTATGCCTTCCTGGATGACTATGACTATGACTATATCTGCAACCATACGGACCAGGGCGGACGTTACAGCTTTGGAAATCAGCCCAATATAGGGGAATGGAACCTGCAGGCACTGATGCATACTCTCTCACCGATGGTCCAACTATTCAAGTTGGAAAAAGCATTGGCACACTATGCAGAGCTCTACACCAGTAGATATCTTGAAGTGATGGGTCACAAGTTAGGCTTGGATGTTCTGAGAGATGAGGACCTGGAACTTATCAAACAATTATTGGGGATGATGCAGGGACTCGCTATAGACTATACACTTTTCTTTAGAACACTCAGCCGTTATGAGGGAGAGAGAACAGCTCTGTTGGAACTGGGTCTGTACCATAAGCCTATGAATGAGTGGCTGGACAGGTATGATGAGAGACTCAAAGCAAATACCTCCACTACTGAAGAGAGACGCAATGTGATGTTGCAGACCAACCCAAAGTTCGTACTCAAAAATTATATGCTCCAGGAAGCCATTGAAGCGGCGGAAAAGGGTGACTTTAGTGTGGTGGATACCTTGTTCAAGATAGCACAGGGTCCCTATGCCGAACATGAGGCACATGAAAGATGGGCAGGAGCTACCCCGGATGCATTTAAAAATCAGAAGCTGAGTTGCAGTTCGTAA
- a CDS encoding ABC-F family ATP-binding cassette domain-containing protein → MLSTVNLTQRYGKRVLFDKINITLDAGKRYGLIGANGAGKSTFLKILSGEIEPSDGEVQLQPGLKLGVLSQNQYAFENYTLKDAVLYGNKKLFDAQKEKEKLYMEGDFESDEVNNRLAELEMICADEDPTYESDVKIEKLLEALGFPASQHDDLMSTLTGGDKFKILLAQVLFLKPDVLLLDEPTNNLDMDTITWLENELKRHEGTLLVISHDRHFLNGVVTHILDLDFQNIREFTGNYDEWYIAANLIAKQAEADRGKALKEKDELEKFIARFSANASKAKQATSRQKQLDKLDVSEIKLSSRRDPSIMFKAHREIGNEVLEVEGLSKSYEGETVFENLTFKVNKGDKIALIGTNGVGKTTLLKILMGDVEPDAGTFKWGQTITTSYFPQNTTDLVVGDEELPQWIQGFDPKWHIDDIRKTLGRMLFSGEEQKKKVNACSGGEKHRVMLSKIMMDASNFLVMDEPNNHLDLEAIVALGEALHNYQGGAICVSHDRELIDAFANRIIKLNEDGTMIDFEGGYEAFVEQHEQ, encoded by the coding sequence ATGCTTAGTACAGTCAATTTAACACAGCGCTATGGAAAAAGAGTGCTTTTTGATAAGATCAATATCACTTTAGATGCAGGGAAGCGTTATGGCCTGATCGGGGCAAACGGTGCAGGAAAGTCAACATTCCTCAAAATTCTTTCGGGTGAGATAGAACCAAGTGACGGTGAAGTACAGCTTCAGCCTGGACTCAAACTGGGTGTTTTGAGTCAAAACCAGTATGCGTTTGAAAATTATACGCTCAAAGATGCCGTACTCTATGGAAACAAAAAACTTTTTGATGCACAAAAAGAGAAAGAGAAACTCTACATGGAAGGTGACTTTGAGAGTGATGAGGTCAACAACCGTTTGGCCGAACTTGAAATGATCTGTGCAGATGAAGACCCTACCTATGAATCAGATGTCAAGATAGAAAAACTGCTTGAAGCGCTAGGTTTTCCCGCATCACAACATGATGATCTGATGTCTACGCTGACGGGAGGGGACAAATTCAAGATCCTCCTTGCACAGGTACTCTTCCTCAAACCAGATGTATTGCTTCTGGATGAGCCTACGAACAACCTGGATATGGATACGATCACATGGTTGGAAAATGAACTGAAACGTCATGAAGGTACACTGCTTGTGATCTCTCACGACAGACACTTCCTTAACGGTGTCGTGACACACATTCTTGATCTTGATTTCCAGAATATCCGTGAGTTTACAGGGAACTATGATGAGTGGTACATTGCAGCCAACCTTATCGCCAAACAGGCAGAAGCAGATAGAGGCAAGGCACTGAAAGAGAAAGACGAGCTTGAAAAGTTCATCGCGAGATTCTCTGCAAATGCCTCCAAAGCGAAACAGGCAACCAGCCGTCAAAAGCAATTGGACAAACTCGATGTCAGTGAGATCAAACTCTCATCAAGACGTGACCCTTCCATTATGTTCAAGGCACACCGAGAGATCGGTAATGAAGTACTTGAAGTGGAAGGACTTTCCAAAAGCTATGAAGGGGAAACCGTTTTTGAAAATCTTACTTTCAAGGTAAACAAAGGTGACAAAATTGCCTTGATCGGTACCAACGGTGTAGGAAAAACCACGCTGCTTAAAATTCTTATGGGAGATGTCGAACCTGATGCTGGTACGTTTAAATGGGGACAGACCATTACCACCAGTTACTTCCCGCAAAATACGACAGACCTTGTCGTAGGTGATGAAGAGTTGCCACAGTGGATACAAGGGTTTGATCCTAAATGGCATATCGATGATATTAGAAAAACCTTGGGTCGTATGCTTTTTAGCGGTGAAGAGCAGAAAAAGAAAGTGAATGCATGTTCAGGTGGGGAAAAACACCGTGTCATGCTTTCCAAGATCATGATGGATGCTTCGAACTTCCTCGTGATGGATGAGCCGAACAACCACTTGGACCTTGAGGCGATCGTTGCTTTAGGCGAAGCGTTACATAACTACCAGGGGGGTGCGATCTGTGTTTCTCACGATAGAGAACTCATCGATGCATTTGCAAACCGTATCATCAAACTCAACGAAGATGGGACGATGATCGATTTTGAAGGCGGCTACGAGGCGTTCGTAGAACAACACGAACAGTAA
- a CDS encoding co-chaperone YbbN codes for MTLEELQNTIKSEVGVLLYFSGEHCSVCHALRPKFKEVFDEHFPLLKQIYLDAHENPQISAHFQVFSVPTMIVFMDGHEFAREGRSVSMHQLTEKLKRPYTMMTE; via the coding sequence ATGACACTCGAAGAACTGCAAAACACGATAAAAAGTGAAGTAGGGGTTTTACTCTATTTCTCCGGAGAACACTGTAGTGTCTGCCATGCACTCAGACCCAAGTTCAAAGAGGTCTTTGATGAACACTTTCCTCTGCTAAAACAGATCTATTTGGATGCGCATGAAAACCCGCAGATCTCCGCACACTTTCAAGTCTTTTCAGTCCCTACGATGATCGTTTTCATGGACGGACACGAGTTTGCCAGAGAAGGACGCTCGGTCAGTATGCATCAGTTAACGGAGAAGTTGAAGCGGCCGTATACGATGATGACGGAATAG
- the arsC gene encoding arsenate reductase (glutaredoxin) (This arsenate reductase requires both glutathione and glutaredoxin to convert arsenate to arsenite, after which the efflux transporter formed by ArsA and ArsB can extrude the arsenite from the cell, providing resistance.) yields MANVTIWHNPRCSKSRNAAALLEEKGIEAEVVKYLDTPPSREELKAVLKMLGISARELMRTKEDLYKELNLKEETDEEKLIEAMVENPKLIERPIVIKDGKAAIGRPIENIIDLLD; encoded by the coding sequence ATGGCAAATGTAACCATATGGCATAACCCAAGATGCTCAAAATCAAGAAACGCAGCGGCACTTTTAGAAGAAAAAGGTATTGAAGCAGAGGTCGTCAAATACCTGGATACACCTCCGAGCAGAGAGGAACTAAAAGCAGTGCTTAAAATGCTGGGTATCTCGGCTAGAGAACTGATGCGGACCAAAGAGGATCTCTATAAAGAGTTGAATCTGAAAGAAGAGACAGATGAGGAGAAACTCATAGAGGCCATGGTAGAAAATCCCAAGCTCATCGAGAGACCTATCGTGATCAAAGATGGCAAAGCGGCTATCGGTCGTCCTATTGAAAATATTATCGATCTGCTTGATTGA
- the exbB gene encoding TonB-system energizer ExbB gives MKDIVDYGIIGFLFFLSFITFAFAIERVLFYRGLKVTDYKNKTALELDISKRLATIASIGSNAPYIGLLGTVLAIILTFYIIGDQQDTINPGEVMKHLALALKATAAGLVVAIPATVIYNALLTRVDTILAQWEIAQDTNA, from the coding sequence CTGAAAGATATCGTAGATTATGGGATCATAGGATTTCTCTTTTTCTTGAGTTTCATTACCTTTGCCTTTGCTATCGAGAGAGTACTTTTCTACCGTGGTCTCAAAGTGACAGACTACAAAAATAAAACCGCGTTGGAACTGGATATTTCAAAACGTTTGGCGACCATTGCCTCTATCGGTTCAAATGCACCCTATATAGGACTGCTGGGTACGGTACTTGCTATTATCCTTACGTTTTATATCATAGGTGACCAACAGGATACGATCAACCCTGGTGAGGTGATGAAACACCTGGCCCTGGCACTGAAAGCGACCGCAGCAGGACTGGTCGTGGCGATCCCTGCAACCGTGATCTACAATGCACTGCTTACAAGGGTCGATACGATCCTGGCCCAATGGGAAATCGCACAGGATACTAACGCATAA